The genomic window TCTCAATCTACTGATCGCTATGAAGGTCCTAACGGTGGCGAAAAACGTGATTCAACTTTTGGTGCTATCGTAAATGGTCAAAGTTCTTCTCGTTGGGGTTTAAAAGGTTCTGAAGACTTAGGAAACGGTCTTTCAGCTATCTTCCAATTAGAACAAGGTTTTGATGGTGTTGTTGGTACTAACAAAAAATTAGCAGATAACAAATTATTTGATCGTAAAGCTATCTTAGGTCTTAAAGGTGGTTTCGGTACTTTAACTGTTGGTCTACAAAACAACATCGCTGATGACATTATTTCTCAAGGTTTAGATTGGGGTCTAGCTGATGCTGGTGATGCTCACGGTGCTTTATCTTATCGTATTTCTAAACTACCTACAGTCAAATACTTATCTAACGATAACGGTGGTTTAGTATTTGGTATCCAAGTAGGTCACAGCCGTGCAGAAATTAAAGATCAACAAGACGTTAATGTTGGTGCTACTCGTGTAGTTACTACTGACTCATACTTCGGTATCGGTTTAGGTTATACTCAAAACAAGCTATCACTTGGTGTCGCTTTCGATATGGAAACAGGTCGTGTTAAAAACACTGACGCAGCAGGTAACACTGTAACAACTAAAACTGATGCTAAAGCAGTTACAATTGGTGGTGGATACGATTTCGGACCAGTTGAGTTGTTCTTAGGTTATGGTCGTCAATGGGACGGTTGGATTAACGGTAATCCTTTAGGCGTTAAGGTTATGGTAGATCCAGCTCATCCAACAAACGATCCAGAACCAATCTCTAACATGTGGTTCGCTGGTGTTTCTGCACCAGTTGGTGAAGCATCTAAAGTTCACTTCAAATACTGGGGTGGTAATGCTACTGGAAACGATAACGTAGATAACACTACAGTTATGGGTCACGGTTTCTCTTTAGGTTTCGAACACAAGTTATCTAAACGTACTAACGTTTATGTTCAAGGTTCATATGCATACACTAAAGGCGACTGGGAAGGTGCTAGATCAGACTCTAGTTCAGAAGTTAAAGTTGGTCTTCGTCACCGTTTCTAATCTAAATTATTCTTAAATAATTAGATAGTCTACCCCCGAGATTTCGGGGGTATTTTTATAATTTTATTTAAAATAAAATTCTTTTAACTACCCCCCATAAGTGGTAAAATCAAGCAGCTTCAAAATAAATTACAAATTATGACTGCAGAATATTTTCCTGTTTTACTTTTCATTGTTATAGCAACTGTATTTGGAGCTTTTCTCGTTTTTACTGGTGCTATGCTTGGTCCTCATAAGCCTGATTCCGAAAAAAATTCACCTTACGAGTGTGGTTTTGTTGCATTTGAAGATGCTAGGATGCGCTTTGATGTTAGATATTACTTAGTAGCCATTCTTTTTATTCTATTTGATTTAGAATTAGCTTTCCTATTTCCCTGGGCTATTGCAAATGATCATATTGGTCTTGTTGGTTTTGGGACAGCCCTGCTTTTCCTTTTCATCTTAACTGTAGGGTTCGTCTACGAGTGGAGAAAGGGTGCATTGGATTGGGATTAATTCAGGAATAGTTTATGTCTGATACCTCTAATAATAAAGGTTTTTTAGTAACCTCTACGGATTCTGTATTGCACTGGTTGCGTACCGGATCCATGTGGCCCGTCACATTCGGTTTAGCCTGTTGTGCCGTCGAGATGATGCATGCAGGTGCTGCTAGATATGATCTCGACCAATTTGGTATTATCTTTCGTCCTAGTCCTAGACAGTCAGATATTATGATTGTTGCAGGTACTCTTACTAATAAGATGGCTCCCGCATTACGCAAAGTCTACGACCAGATGGCAGAACCTAGATGGGTTGTATCTATGGGTTCTTGTGCTAATGGTGGGGGATATTATCACTATTCTTATGCCGTTGTTAGAGGGTGTGATCGAATTGTTCCCGTAGACATTTATGTGCCTGGTTGTCCTCCTACTGCAGAAGCTTTAATATACGGTATGCTTCAACTTCAAAATAAGATGCGTCGTACGCTTACTATTGCCAGAGAGAAATAGAGGAAAGTATGAGGGACATTGAAGATTTAAAAGCTAGCCTTATTCAGAGTATAGGAGATAAATTCCCTATAGTTGAACATGTACATGAGATTACTATTGATGTACCATCTTCCGATTGGGTTCAAACCTGTATTACCTTAAGGGATCATGTAGATCTTCGGTTTGATATCGCAGTTGATTTGTGTGGGGTTGATTACTCTAAATATGGTTTTCCAGGGAACTCTACGATTAGTAAATTTCCTAATAGATATGCCGTAGTTCTGCATCTTTTAAGTACAGTGCATAATAGTCGTGTCCGTGTTAGAACCTTTGCTCTAGATGACGAGCTTCCTATGGTCCGTTCTTTGACTGATGTATGGGCAAATATTGGGTGGTTTGAGCGTGAAGCCTTCGATATGTTCGGTATCGTGTTTGAGGGGCATCCAGATTTGCGTCGCATACTTACCGATTATGGATTCATCGGTCACCCGTTACGCAAAGATTTTCCAGTTTCTGGTTACGTTGAGATGATATTCGATGAGGAGCAAAATCGTGTCGTATATCAACCAGTTTCAATTGAGCCTCGTGAAATTACACCTCGCATTATTCGCGAAGAGGGATATGGAGGTATAGATAATGTCTGAATTACAAAACTATACTCTTAATTTTGGACCTCAACATCCTGCAGCACATGGTGTGCTTCGTCTAATTCTTGAACTTAACGGTGAGGTTATACAAAGAGCGGATCCCCATATAGGTTTACTGCACAGGGGTACAGAGAAGCTTGCAGAGTCTAAGACGTTTTTACAAACATTGCCATACATGGATCGTCTTGATTATGTGTCCATGATGTGTAATGAGCATGCATATGTTATGGGGATTGAGCGACTTCTTGGTATAGAGGTTCCGATTCGTGCTCAGTATATTCGTGTGATGTTCGATGAGATTACGCGAATTCTCAATCATCTTATGAGTTTAGGATCTCATGCTCTCGACGTGGGTGCCATGGCTGGTATGCTGTACATGTTTAGAGAGCGCGAAGATTTGATGGATTGTTACGAAGCGGTATCTGGAGCTCGTATGCATGCTGCCTACTATCGTGTAGGTGGTGTATATCGAGATTTGCCTGAGACCATGCCCAAGCATGAAATCGATTCCAAATATAGAAATGTCCGTGAGATGAAACGTCTAAATCAAGCACGAGAAGGTTCTTTGCTCGATTTCATTGAGGATTTCACCCAAAGATTCCCTAAATGCGTTGATGAGTATGAGACACTTTTAACTGATAATCGTATTTGGAAGCAGCGCCTAGTTAATATTGGAATTGTTGAACCTGAAAGGGCTAAAGCTCTAGGTTTTTCTGGGGTTATGTTGCGTGGTTGTGGTATAGAGTGGGACTTACGTCGTAAGCAACCGTATGAGGTTTACGATAAGCTAGAGTTTATGACACCTGTAGGGGTTAACGGTGATTGTTATGACCGTTATTTGTGTCGTATAGCCGAGCTTCGCGAAAGTAATAAAATTATTGCCCAATGCGTAAAATGGCTTAAGGAAAATCCTGGTCCCGTGATTGTAGATAATCATAAAATTGCTCCTCCAAAGCGTGAACTTATTAAATCAGGGATGGAGGATTTAATTCACCACTTTAAATTTTTTACCGAAGGTTTTAAAGTGCCTGAAGGAGAAGTTTACTCTTGTGTAGAGCATCCTAAGGGTGAGTTTGGAGTCTATATAATTTCAGATGGAGCTAATAAGCCTTATCGTTTAAAAATAAGGGCTCCTGGGTTCGTACATTTGCAATCTTTCGATGAGATGACCCGTGGTCATATGATTGCAGATGCGGTTACTGTTATCGGAACCCAAGATATTGTATTTGGTGAAATTGATCGCTAGTTGTGCTAGCAAGTTATTTGGTAGAACTGTATGTTGCTTTCTAATAAAGCTTATGAATTAATAGATGCTGAACTCAAGAAGTATCCTGAGGATCAGAGACAGTCTGCAGTGATGTCCGCTTTACGAATCGCTCAAACTGAGCTGAATTGGGTATCTCCCGAGGTTGTGCAGGATATTGCCACTTATTTAAATATGCCCGTTATGGCTGTTCAGGAAGTTGCTACTTTTTACAACATGTATGAGCTTCAGCCTGTGGGTAAATACAAAATTACAGTCTGTACCAATTTGCCATGTGCTTTGAGAGAAGGCGTTCAAACCATAAATTATCTACAAGAGAAACTTGGGATTGGCATAGATGAAACCTCGCAGGACGGACTGATTACCATTAAATCAGGTGAGTGTATGGGTGCGTGCGGGGATTCTCCAGTACTTCTTATAAACAATCATCATATGTGTGTACGTATGGATAAAGCTCGTATAGATGAACTTATAGATGATATTTATAAAGAAGAGGGTGTAGAGCCAGCATTTAAAACTGTGGCTTCTATTGAGGAGTCTTCTACTAAAGTTGCTTCCCTAGATCCAAGTTCTATCGAAGCACCAAGTGGCTCTCCTAATGTGGTTAAAGTAGACCCCTCTCAAACTATGACTTCAGGACTTAGACCTGCTGATTCTGGAGAGGCATTATGAGCTTCATAGAAAAATACTCTCAAGGACTTAATTCTAATCCATCGGGTAATCTAGATGATAGTATGATTTTCCATGGTCGCCATATCAAACCTCAGATATTGGCAGATTTAGATGGTTCTAATTGGCATCTAGAAGATTACGTAAAACGTGGTGGATATGAGGCGATTAAAAAAATACTTACCACTGGATTAAAGCAAGAAGACATCATTGCCGAGCTTAAAGCTTCTGGACTTCGTGGTCGTGGGGGTGCAGGATTCCCGACTGGTTTGAAATGGAGTTTTATGCCTAGGGCTTTTCCTGGGCAAAAGTATATAGTTTGCAATTCCGATGAGGGAGAACCAGGAACTTTTAAAGACCGTGACATATTAAGGTTTAATCCTCATTGCATTATTGAAGGCATGATTATCGGTGGTTTTGCTATGGGTGTAACACGTGGCTATAACTACATACATGGTGAGATTTTTGAA from Taylorella equigenitalis ATCC 35865 includes these protein-coding regions:
- a CDS encoding NuoB/complex I 20 kDa subunit family protein codes for the protein MSDTSNNKGFLVTSTDSVLHWLRTGSMWPVTFGLACCAVEMMHAGAARYDLDQFGIIFRPSPRQSDIMIVAGTLTNKMAPALRKVYDQMAEPRWVVSMGSCANGGGYYHYSYAVVRGCDRIVPVDIYVPGCPPTAEALIYGMLQLQNKMRRTLTIAREK
- a CDS encoding NADH-quinone oxidoreductase subunit D → MSELQNYTLNFGPQHPAAHGVLRLILELNGEVIQRADPHIGLLHRGTEKLAESKTFLQTLPYMDRLDYVSMMCNEHAYVMGIERLLGIEVPIRAQYIRVMFDEITRILNHLMSLGSHALDVGAMAGMLYMFREREDLMDCYEAVSGARMHAAYYRVGGVYRDLPETMPKHEIDSKYRNVREMKRLNQAREGSLLDFIEDFTQRFPKCVDEYETLLTDNRIWKQRLVNIGIVEPERAKALGFSGVMLRGCGIEWDLRRKQPYEVYDKLEFMTPVGVNGDCYDRYLCRIAELRESNKIIAQCVKWLKENPGPVIVDNHKIAPPKRELIKSGMEDLIHHFKFFTEGFKVPEGEVYSCVEHPKGEFGVYIISDGANKPYRLKIRAPGFVHLQSFDEMTRGHMIADAVTVIGTQDIVFGEIDR
- a CDS encoding porin; this translates as MKKTLLVAALLAGFVGAVEAKTSVTLYGRIDAGIGYSQSTDRYEGPNGGEKRDSTFGAIVNGQSSSRWGLKGSEDLGNGLSAIFQLEQGFDGVVGTNKKLADNKLFDRKAILGLKGGFGTLTVGLQNNIADDIISQGLDWGLADAGDAHGALSYRISKLPTVKYLSNDNGGLVFGIQVGHSRAEIKDQQDVNVGATRVVTTDSYFGIGLGYTQNKLSLGVAFDMETGRVKNTDAAGNTVTTKTDAKAVTIGGGYDFGPVELFLGYGRQWDGWINGNPLGVKVMVDPAHPTNDPEPISNMWFAGVSAPVGEASKVHFKYWGGNATGNDNVDNTTVMGHGFSLGFEHKLSKRTNVYVQGSYAYTKGDWEGARSDSSSEVKVGLRHRF
- a CDS encoding NADH-quinone oxidoreductase subunit A encodes the protein MTAEYFPVLLFIVIATVFGAFLVFTGAMLGPHKPDSEKNSPYECGFVAFEDARMRFDVRYYLVAILFILFDLELAFLFPWAIANDHIGLVGFGTALLFLFILTVGFVYEWRKGALDWD
- the nuoE gene encoding NADH-quinone oxidoreductase subunit NuoE encodes the protein MLLSNKAYELIDAELKKYPEDQRQSAVMSALRIAQTELNWVSPEVVQDIATYLNMPVMAVQEVATFYNMYELQPVGKYKITVCTNLPCALREGVQTINYLQEKLGIGIDETSQDGLITIKSGECMGACGDSPVLLINNHHMCVRMDKARIDELIDDIYKEEGVEPAFKTVASIEESSTKVASLDPSSIEAPSGSPNVVKVDPSQTMTSGLRPADSGEAL
- a CDS encoding NADH-quinone oxidoreductase subunit C; protein product: MRDIEDLKASLIQSIGDKFPIVEHVHEITIDVPSSDWVQTCITLRDHVDLRFDIAVDLCGVDYSKYGFPGNSTISKFPNRYAVVLHLLSTVHNSRVRVRTFALDDELPMVRSLTDVWANIGWFEREAFDMFGIVFEGHPDLRRILTDYGFIGHPLRKDFPVSGYVEMIFDEEQNRVVYQPVSIEPREITPRIIREEGYGGIDNV